A window of the Ardenticatenales bacterium genome harbors these coding sequences:
- a CDS encoding transglycosylase SLT domain-containing protein: protein MAYIEDPLSITLVNTPFTSVAAPEEDVYVEVSQEATYRPDPVHRRMAMILVFVLGLAALFVTYRPTVQGQDTSAPVAVAEAAEAAPAAAPLPTSGISPVFTAEVQHWGPQITAWAAEYGVDANMAATIMQIESCGDPLAVSGAGAQGLFQVMPFHFAAGEDMLDPDTNARRGLSYFVERLQQTSGDVGRAFAGYNGGQYAASTTWDNWAAETQRYYVWSTGIYGELSSGGSETLQRWLNAGGASLCRQAAQRLGLSTP from the coding sequence GTGGCATACATAGAAGACCCCCTGAGCATCACTCTCGTCAATACACCATTCACCAGCGTGGCCGCGCCGGAAGAAGACGTCTACGTGGAGGTATCGCAGGAAGCCACGTATCGCCCGGATCCGGTTCATCGGCGCATGGCGATGATCCTGGTATTTGTGTTGGGACTGGCGGCGCTGTTTGTTACCTACCGCCCCACGGTGCAAGGTCAGGACACGTCCGCGCCGGTTGCGGTGGCCGAAGCGGCGGAGGCCGCCCCCGCCGCCGCGCCGCTGCCCACCAGCGGCATTTCCCCGGTCTTCACGGCGGAGGTGCAGCACTGGGGGCCGCAAATCACGGCCTGGGCCGCGGAATACGGCGTAGACGCGAATATGGCGGCCACGATCATGCAGATTGAGTCGTGCGGCGACCCGCTGGCGGTGTCCGGCGCGGGGGCGCAGGGGTTGTTCCAGGTAATGCCCTTCCATTTCGCGGCGGGCGAAGACATGCTCGACCCGGATACCAATGCGCGCCGCGGACTCTCCTATTTTGTGGAACGCCTGCAACAGACGAGCGGCGACGTGGGGCGGGCATTCGCCGGCTACAACGGCGGGCAGTACGCCGCCTCGACCACCTGGGACAATTGGGCGGCGGAGACGCAGCGGTACTATGTGTGGAGCACGGGCATTTATGGTGAACTGTCCAGCGGCGGCAGTGAGACGTTGCAGCGGTGGCTGAATGCGGGGGGGGCGAGTTTATGCCGGCAGGCGGCCCAACGCCTCGGCCTCTCCACGCCCTGA
- a CDS encoding metal-dependent hydrolase: MSVTLTFHGHSVLSLDVDGTKLVVDPFFSGNPLAKTKANQVHPDYILLTHGHGDHVGDTMSIARRTDATVIANFEIASWVAGQGHEKTHGQHIGGGWKHPFGHVKMTPALHGSMLPDGSNGGMPGGFLLTVSGKKIYISGDTALFSDMALIGRAGIDLAVICIGDNFTMGPDDAILALDYLKPRVVVPCHYNTWPLIAVDASAWAARVAAETESQPLVLGVDESYTL, from the coding sequence ATGTCCGTAACCCTCACTTTTCATGGTCATTCAGTGCTATCGCTAGATGTCGATGGCACGAAACTTGTGGTAGATCCTTTCTTCAGCGGAAACCCCCTGGCAAAAACCAAAGCCAATCAGGTTCATCCCGACTATATTTTGCTTACGCACGGGCATGGCGACCACGTAGGCGATACGATGTCCATTGCCAGGCGCACCGACGCGACCGTCATCGCCAATTTCGAGATTGCCAGTTGGGTTGCCGGGCAAGGGCACGAGAAAACGCACGGCCAGCACATTGGCGGCGGCTGGAAACATCCGTTTGGGCATGTGAAAATGACCCCCGCGTTGCATGGCTCCATGCTGCCCGACGGCAGCAACGGGGGCATGCCCGGTGGGTTCCTGCTCACCGTAAGCGGCAAGAAGATTTACATTTCTGGCGACACGGCACTTTTTTCCGACATGGCGCTGATCGGGCGTGCAGGCATCGATCTGGCCGTCATCTGTATTGGCGACAACTTCACCATGGGGCCGGATGACGCGATTCTGGCGTTGGATTATTTGAAGCCCAGGGTGGTCGTGCCTTGCCACTACAACACGTGGCCGCTGATTGCCGTGGATGCATCGGCATGGGCCGCGCGCGTGGCCGCCGAGACAGAGAGCCAGCCGTTGGTGCTGGGGGTGGATGAGAGCTACACGTTGTAG
- a CDS encoding M20/M25/M40 family metallo-hydrolase → MTTIWMTFMPRNRRDFWWLLLLALPALSCSLISPPQRPVIPTPPATVPLVLGEIPNLVTDPVGTVAPAADPLITELINEVSAENLVAIVQTLANFGTRQSLSETQAGDFGIGAARRWIHDELVRVGAGRLQVRYDDFRLPYQGLVSEQRNVVAVLPGTAANGGTYVFMAHYDSRTVDVADGGSLAPGANDNASGVAALLEVARLMSSRPWNQTVVFVAFAAEEQGTHGSNHFVTQQMLDGMRIDAGINNDIVGGRPGIPQAIRVFATGDPLSETGQLARYMSTVSALYVPAFSLDIQYTLDREGRWSDHREFVRAGIPAVRLTESVEDPTVQHTSADTPDRLDYTYLRQVAQLNLAVAANLAGAPARPAPPVLARMADAGAYILTWTPDPLVAGYAISFRPLDAPGYGDFHLVNSVDAGNVALTGLDPTLTYGVSLAALDGAGRISLFSPEIIVGPNG, encoded by the coding sequence GTGACGACCATCTGGATGACGTTTATGCCGCGAAACCGCCGCGATTTCTGGTGGCTGCTGTTGTTGGCGCTGCCGGCATTATCCTGTTCCCTCATCAGCCCGCCGCAGCGCCCCGTCATCCCCACGCCCCCGGCCACCGTCCCCCTCGTCCTGGGCGAAATCCCCAACCTCGTCACCGACCCCGTGGGCACAGTTGCCCCCGCCGCCGACCCCCTCATCACGGAACTCATCAACGAGGTGTCCGCGGAGAACCTCGTGGCCATCGTGCAAACGTTGGCGAACTTTGGCACGCGCCAGAGCTTGAGCGAGACGCAGGCGGGCGACTTCGGCATTGGCGCGGCGCGGCGCTGGATTCACGACGAGCTGGTGCGCGTGGGCGCGGGGCGGCTGCAAGTGCGCTACGACGATTTCCGCCTACCGTACCAGGGGTTGGTGTCGGAGCAGCGGAACGTGGTGGCCGTGCTGCCGGGGACGGCGGCCAACGGCGGCACATACGTCTTCATGGCGCACTACGATTCACGCACGGTGGATGTGGCGGATGGCGGCAGCCTGGCCCCGGGGGCGAACGACAACGCCAGCGGTGTGGCGGCGCTACTGGAAGTGGCCCGCCTGATGAGCAGCCGCCCCTGGAACCAGACGGTGGTGTTTGTGGCGTTTGCGGCGGAGGAGCAGGGGACGCACGGGAGTAATCATTTTGTGACGCAGCAGATGTTGGATGGGATGCGTATTGATGCCGGCATTAACAACGACATCGTCGGCGGCAGACCGGGCATCCCCCAGGCCATCCGCGTCTTCGCCACCGGCGATCCCCTCTCCGAAACCGGCCAGCTTGCCCGTTACATGAGCACCGTTTCCGCGTTGTATGTGCCGGCATTTAGCCTGGACATCCAATACACGCTGGACCGGGAAGGGCGTTGGAGCGATCATCGGGAATTTGTGCGTGCCGGCATTCCCGCCGTGCGCCTCACCGAATCCGTGGAAGACCCCACCGTGCAGCACACCAGCGCCGACACCCCCGACCGCCTGGATTACACCTATTTGCGCCAGGTCGCCCAACTTAATCTGGCCGTGGCCGCTAACCTGGCCGGCGCGCCCGCCCGCCCCGCGCCCCCCGTGCTGGCGCGCATGGCGGACGCCGGAGCCTACATTCTCACCTGGACGCCGGACCCCCTCGTGGCCGGGTACGCCATCTCTTTTCGCCCGCTGGACGCGCCCGGTTATGGGGATTTCCATCTGGTGAACAGCGTAGATGCCGGCAACGTCGCCCTCACCGGCCTCGATCCCACCCTCACCTACGGCGTCAGCCTGGCGGCGCTGGACGGCGCCGGGCGCATCAGTCTCTTCTCGCCGGAAATCATCGTGGGGCCAAACGGCTAG